The window ATTATAAAACCTCCGGTGCTAAAGAAACGATTTTCATGAAATTTGCATATCTTACTTCTCTACCAACTGGTCCAAAGATACGCGTTCCTATCGGTTCTCTTTTATTGTCTAAAATCACCGCAGCATTTTCATCAAAGCGGATAAGTGAGCCATTGTCTCTATGAATTTCTTTTTTGGTGCGAACAATAACTGCTTTTACCACTTGTCCTTTTTTTACCTTACCATTTGGTAAAGCCTTTTTTACTGATGCAACGATAACATCACCTATGGTAGCATAGCGTCTTTTACTACCGCCTAAAACCTTTATACACATTAGCTCTTTTGCGCCGCTGTTATCAGCAACAGCTAGCCTTGTAAAAC is drawn from Campylobacter sp. MIT 12-8780 and contains these coding sequences:
- the rplN gene encoding 50S ribosomal protein L14, which produces MIQSFTRLAVADNSGAKELMCIKVLGGSKRRYATIGDVIVASVKKALPNGKVKKGQVVKAVIVRTKKEIHRDNGSLIRFDENAAVILDNKREPIGTRIFGPVGREVRYANFMKIVSLAPEVL